The following proteins are co-located in the Aquipuribacter hungaricus genome:
- a CDS encoding LLM class flavin-dependent oxidoreductase: MRTGIVVLPQQRWSEAARTWRRTEELGFAHAWTYDHLSWRSLRDQPWFATVPTLTAAATVTSTIRLGTWVASPNFRHPVPFAKELMSLDDISGGRFVLGVGSGGAGADATVLGEPPLPQARRTARFEEFVDLLDRLLRQRSTTWRGEFYAADDARMIPGGPSEPRLPFVVAADGPRGMRLAARVGQGWATTGPAGGAGPRDWWAGVEDAHRTFTETLEAQGRHPDAVDRYLSVDAGAYALASVDDFLRAHERARAIGFTDLVTHWPRAEGVYAGDEHVLEAVAARLPGLG, from the coding sequence GTGCGCACCGGCATCGTCGTCCTCCCGCAGCAGCGCTGGTCCGAGGCGGCCCGGACCTGGCGGCGGACCGAGGAGCTCGGGTTCGCCCACGCGTGGACCTACGACCACCTGTCGTGGCGCTCGCTGCGCGACCAGCCGTGGTTCGCCACCGTCCCGACCCTGACCGCCGCGGCGACGGTGACGTCGACGATCCGGCTCGGGACCTGGGTGGCGAGCCCGAACTTCCGCCACCCGGTCCCGTTCGCCAAGGAGCTGATGAGCCTGGACGACATCAGCGGCGGCCGGTTCGTCCTGGGCGTCGGCTCGGGCGGCGCCGGCGCGGACGCGACCGTGCTCGGGGAGCCGCCGCTGCCGCAGGCCCGCCGGACGGCCCGGTTCGAGGAGTTCGTCGACCTGCTCGACCGGCTGCTGCGGCAGCGGTCGACGACGTGGCGCGGGGAGTTCTACGCCGCCGACGACGCCCGGATGATCCCCGGCGGGCCCAGCGAGCCCCGGCTGCCGTTCGTCGTGGCGGCCGACGGGCCCCGCGGGATGCGGCTGGCGGCCCGGGTCGGCCAGGGCTGGGCCACCACCGGACCTGCCGGCGGCGCCGGCCCGCGCGACTGGTGGGCAGGCGTCGAGGACGCGCACCGGACGTTCACCGAGACCCTCGAGGCGCAGGGCCGGCACCCGGACGCCGTCGACCGCTACCTCAGCGTCGACGCCGGCGCGTACGCGCTGGCCTCGGTCGACGACTTCCTCCGCGCGCACGAGCGGGCCCGCGCCATCGGCTTCACCGACCTGGTCACGCACTGGCCGCGCGCGGAGGGCGTGTACGCGGGCGACGAGCACGTCCTCGAGGCGGTCGCCGCCCGGCTCCCCGGCCTCGGCTGA